In Palaemon carinicauda isolate YSFRI2023 chromosome 1, ASM3689809v2, whole genome shotgun sequence, the genomic stretch TCCTCTTTAGTAAAGCAAAAAAATTTGGCCGGAAATTAGGCCTTTTATATTACCTTAAAAATATTTAACATTCAACTATCTGTATACCACTGTCGTTTTTCTAGAACAAAtttaattccttccttttttttttttttttttttttttttttagactgacCAAATTCTTCACTTTCAATTTATGTACTAAGCAATGATTTTACATTATCTACAAAAAGATTTAACATTTGACTATCAATATACTATTGTCGTTTTTCTTCAACAAATTTAATTCCCTCTTTAATGAACTAATTCTTCATTTTCATACATTTTCAATTTATGTACTTATCAATCaatgcatttatttattcatttatttattcttgtATCATTTTATCAAACAATACTTTTAGTTATATAATAAGTTACGTACtttgtttttcattcatttattcatgtaTCACTTCATGAATCAATACTTTTATTTGTATAATACGtttgtatagtcaattctttttagcgaggcagatttcctccgactcacaggggtacccttttatcttggaaacgtttcctgatcgttgattggttgaacaagataatactaactaatcagatagcaggaaacttttccgagctaaaagggcaccactgcgagttggtgcaaatgctcctcattaaaaaaattgagtatagtttgttTTCCATCTTCAGTTTTTCTTAATCAATACTTTTAGTTATATAATAAGTTACCTACTTCGTTTTTCCTTTCCAGAATTGTTAAAACACTACGAATGCAACATCATTTCCGTAGACTGGGAGGAGATAGCTCGCCACGTAAACTACTACGCCGTCGTTAATAACCTGCCTTCGGTAAGATcacaatattgctactgttcttaagatattttattttttatttttccatgtttcctttcctcactgggctattttccctgttggggcccatgtccttatagcattttgcttttccaactagggttgtagcttagcaaataaaaataataataatatattttattttgccatgtttcctttcctcactaggctattttccctgttggggaccccgtgcttatagcattttgcttttccaactagggttgtggcttagcaaataataataataataatatattctattttgccatgtttcctttcctcattgggctattttccctgttggggaccccgtgcttatagaattttgcttttcaaactagggttgtggcttagcaaataataataataataataataataataataataataataataataataataattttccttggtAATATACCCACAACAATACTAATACCAATTTCTGTTTGATGTTGGAATGCCAAAgagcttgaaaaaaatatattcataacaaaTGTAATCAATTATAAAGAAACCGGATATAAATACTAAACTGAGATAATAGTGCTAGAGAAttatagagtcctttgactggccatacagtactagattggattcttcgctctggttaaggttcattatccctttccctacatatacactgaatagtgtggtctattctttactaattctcctctgtcctcatatacctgacaacactgagattactaaacaattcttcttcaccactgtaattgttcagtggctactttcctcttggtaagggtagaagagactctttaggtatggtaagcagctcttctaggagaaggatactcctaaatcaaaccattgttctctagtcttggatagtgccataacctctgtactatggtcttccactgtctgggattaaagttctcttgcttgagggtacactcgggggcgctattttgtctaatttttcttcctcttgttttgttaagtttttaatagtttatataagaaatatttattttattgttgctactgttctcaaatttattttttcattgtttacttccctctctgggttattttccttgttggggcccctgagcttattgcatccttcttctccaactagagttgtagcttagcaaataataataataataataataataataataataataataataataaaataaaataataataataataataataatgataataataaaataaaataataataataataataataataataataataattttccttggtGAAACACCCAGAGCAATACTAGCACCAAATTGCCTGCAAGCAAACATACTCACAGAGAGTTAGTTGTGCTTGAGATTTCCAGGTCTTTCTCTCTTTTATTAACTATTAAACCATTGTTTAAAAATTACGCATCCTTTGTATCCCGACGATACAAGGATGGTCTCCCGGGTAGGTCCTATAACTCACTTTCCTGTACTGCACCAAAAATCATTATCCTCTGAAGACAGAAGATAGAAGTACGTGTTGGTACACGAATAGTTCTCATACTCTAgcgtttaattattataattattattattattactattattactattattattattattatcaattgctaagctacaaccctagttggaaaagcacgatgctataagcccaggggccccaacagggaaaatagcccagtgaggagaggaaatgaggaaaaataaaatattttaagaacagtaacatcaaaataaatatttcctatataaactataaaaactaacaaaacaagaggaagagaaactagatagtacagtgtgcccgagtgtaccctcaagcaagagaactctaacccattacagtggaagaccatggtacagaggctatggcactactcaagactagagagctCTTATTCCACACAAACATGATATTGAACTTTCGAATGTTATTCTGCACATTCCAGGTTGGTGAACACGTCGCTATGATGTTGGATGTGATGCACATCGCCGTTCAGCTTAACATCACGACGCTGCACGTGACTGGACATTCTTTGGGGGCCCACATCAGTGGAATCATAGGTCAGCGGGTGGTTTATGGTCCCCTTGGACGTATCACAGGTCAGTGGAAAGAAAATATATGACAAAAAGGACAGATATAAAACATTGTGGACttgcggtggcctattgaaaacgtccctgcctggtgatcgcctgactggggttcgattcccacttaaactcttttattattattatcattattattatttttttttttttttgcatagctacaaccctagttggaaaagcgggatgctataagcccgggggctccaacaaggaaaatagcccagtgaggaaagaaaaaatggaaagccTATGGGAACATCCCTGCTTGGccatcgccggactggggttcgagtcgcactaaaactattattattattattcttattattattattatttttattattattattattattattattattattattacatgctaagctacaaacctagttggaaaagcaggatgttataagcctgggTGCTCCAACTGTGAAaagagcccagcgaggaaaggaaaaatagaaaataggatattctaagatgagtaacaacattagaataaatatctccaatataaactataaaaaattaacaaaacaagaggaagagaaataagataaattagaatggtgtgcccgagtgtaccctcaagcaagagaactctaatcctagacagtgaAAGGTCAtgttacagagggtatggcactacccaagactaaagaacaatggtttaattttggagtatccttctcatagatgagctgcttaccatagctaaagagtctcttttacccttaccatgaggaaagtggccactgaacaattacattgcaataaccTACAaatttttttagtgtctgcaacctcgctataCTTGTAAGCTAAGCACTGGGGGttggggaacctataagtctacctgctgagtcatcagcagccattgcctggccctccttggtcctagcttgggtggagagagggcattGTCTGGCTAGTTAAGGAGttatcactgtcccttccctctgccactcatgaacagcctttaaaccagAATATTCAACGTAATTGGCGTTGTATAAATGTTTCCTCTTCGTTGAGATCATATTAACTTTTGAACGGATtacgaataaagaatatatatatatgtatgtatatatatatatatatatatatatatatatatatatatatatacttacccatcatgatcaaatatactaaatctagaaAAATCcaccagaaatatatatttttaactatCCATTAATCACACAATTTTTCCACTATTGAATAGTTTCTTTCATTTTGAGTATTACAATTTAATCTCAACGTACAATACTCAGAATGAAGATTCCAGAaaatgtaaaaatactggctaTCGAGATCTTGAAATTCTCTGTGTGTAACTCACAGGCCTGGATCCAGCAGCTCCCAATTTCCACGATGCTCCAGAAGAGGAGAAGCTGGACAAATCAGATGCTGCTTTCGTCGAAGTGATCCACACCAACGCTGGAAGTCTACTGCATGTAGGTCTGAGTTCGATTTTAGTTTACAGCCTGGATTTAAAATGTTAaggaaattaccttagtttgaggtaatttttatGGTTTCATGGGAATTCTAGGGTAATTTCGGTTTTAATTTAAGGAAAGTGATCCACACCAACGCTGGAAGTCGTCTGCATATACTGTAGGTCTTGAGTTCGATCGTAGTTTACatggcagggtttaaacttttaaggaaattaccttagtttggggtaatttgaatggttTCAAGggaattttaaggtaatttcgggcagggtttcaacttttaaggaaattaccttagtttgaggtaattttcatggtttcaagggaATTCctaggtaatttcggttttactagctttaaatttcagaaattaaaaaaaaagtaaaggtaaTCTAAGGAACTTGTtagttgaggtaattttcatggtttcaaaggAATTCTAAGGTAATTCCGGTATTGCTATCTTAAAATTTAGGGAAATTGGAAAATGCTTTCAGGTAATCTAAGgagcttttaaggtaattaccttaatttgaggtaattttcatggtttcaagataattctaaggtaatttaaaGAAAGTGGAAAAATTCTAAGGTAATCTAAGATAAAAAGCAGCAGCAAATTAAGGTAATGGCCATATGGCATATGCTCGAGTTTGagataattttcatggtttcaaggtaattctaagaaCATTTTTgctttactagcttaaaatttaaggaatttggaatttttttttaaggtaatctaaggtaaaaaaacaGCAGCATTCAAAGTAGTtcccacatggcacatgctcgagtttaaaccctgtttACAGGTCAAGATTTTTTGGTTCTTAAGACAATTTTCTTCCAGGTGTTAACGGAAACCTGGTGTCAAATACTTGAAAGTCagcaacatttattattattattattattattattatttattattatttattattattattattatttattattattattattatcattctcaatattattattattattattattattattattattattattataattattattattattattatggaaaatagcccaatgaggaaaggaaataaataaaactagagAAGTTTAAGCAcaataatacattaaaataaatctatcatgtataaattataaaatcttgatAATAacgaagaggataaaaacttcaaaataacaagaggaagagaaataagaaagaatagagtgaacgattgtaccctcaagcaagagatctctaacccaagaacgtggaagaccatggtacagaggctatggccctaccaaagactagagaacaaaggtttgagttTGGACTGTCCGTCTccgaaaagagctgcttaccatagctaaagagtctcctctacctttacctagaggaaagtagccactgaacaattaaagtgcagtagttaaccctttgagtgaagatgaATTGTGCGGTAATCTCAGCGTTagtaggtgcatgaggacagaagagaatctgtaaagaatagaccagactattcggtgtatgtgtaggcaaagggaaagtgaaccgtaaccagagagaaagatccaatgtagtactgctctAAGAAACGGATaagctcagtttttttttttttttttacatctcccTCATACTAGAGTACAGGGGCTCACTCTAGGAAAAGATTACGTCCAACATCACACCCTCCTTGTTTTTAGGATCGATGTAGGTCCTGTaggtccagactattcggtatatgtgtaggcaaagggaaagtgaaccgtaaccagaggaaagtagctactgagcaattacagtacagcagttaactttttgagtgaagaagaattgtttggtaatctcagtgttgtcaggtgtatgaggacagaagagactgtaaagaatatgccaaactattcgttgtatgtacaggcaaagggaaagtgaaccgtaaccagaggaaagtagctactgagcgattacagtacagcagttaactttttgagtgaagaagaattgtttggtaatctcagagttgtcagatgtatgacagaggagaatctgtaaagaagagaccagactattcggtgtatgtataggcaaagggaaagtgaaccgtaattattatcattattatcactagccaagctacaaccctagtcggaaaagcaagatgctataaatccaagggcttcaacagggaaaaatagcccagtgaggaaaggaaataaggaaataaataaatgagaacaaattaacaataaatcattctacaaactgtaacaacgtcaaaacagatatgtcatatataaactataaaaagacttatatgtcagcctgttcaacataagaaacatttgctgcaacttgtacttttgaagttctactgattcaactacccgattaggaagatcattccacaacttggaaagttggaaagtagcctctgaacaactgCATCgattagattttatttcttttctatttctttcgTTTTCAGTTTTGCGTTGGATTGGCAGATAGGATTGGCCACGTCGACTATTATCCAAACGGGGGAGAGCATCAACCTGGATGTACGGTGGGAGGAAGATGGAAGGAGCTTTTGACAGGTAAAAAGGAAACTTAGGCCGTTTTTCTGTCTTTTCATCCGTCAGTCTGACAGTTGATTAAGTCTGTCTGTGCATTTCCTTAACCAGAACTGTCCGTAGTACAGGGCTTAAAGTTCTTTTAGGAGTTACACGCACACGTGCAGTTATTAATATATGTGCAAATATGAACACGAAAACactaacacatgcacacacataaatacacacacacacacacacacacacacacacatatatatatatatatatatatatatatgtgtgtgtgtgtgtgtgtgtgtgtgtgtatatacagtatatatatatagacagacacacacacatatgtatatctatatacatttatacatatatatatatatatatatatatatatatatatatatatatatatatatatatatatatttatataaattatatatttccctCTTGTATAAAATATAAACTGATGGTCGCCCACGATTTTCACTACCAACTAAATGCAAACCAATAAACCCTTTAATATTCCTCCACATGACATCCCCTTTCCGAGACTTTCGTCACGACTTCATCCAATAAAAACTAAATCTACAGCCAAAACGAACCGATCCTTTCCTCTAACTTCTCAGCAGCTGCAGGAGAAATTGACTCAATTGAGTGGTAAACTGTCCTTGTAACCCGCAGGGGGATGCAGTCACGGGCGTTCCTTC encodes the following:
- the LOC137641606 gene encoding pancreatic triacylglycerol lipase-like isoform X1, whose amino-acid sequence is MAVKKIKCARNFHVLFPIGETASSDLSDSFRRIFKADMDDVHFLLWTRSNSEDASYYELNVNDITNIVNSPFNPNLPTHLLIHGWMASGQDGWAVQAKTELLKHYECNIISVDWEEIARHVNYYAVVNNLPSVGEHVAMMLDVMHIAVQLNITTLHVTGHSLGAHISGIIGQRVVYGPLGRITGLDPAAPNFHDAPEEEKLDKSDAAFVEVIHTNAGSLLHFCVGLADRIGHVDYYPNGGEHQPGCTVGGRWKELLTGGCSHGRSFGYWIESINGMTPFRSKPCSDWYAYETGNCSSCGEGCLDMGLHASTQPHGTYFLETDNHSPFALG
- the LOC137641606 gene encoding pancreatic triacylglycerol lipase-like isoform X3 gives rise to the protein MAVKKIKLLFPIGETASSDLSDSFRRIFKADMDDVHFLLWTRSNSEDASYYELNVNDITNIVNSPFNPNLPTHLLIHGWMASGQDGWAVQAKTELLKHYECNIISVDWEEIARHVNYYAVVNNLPSVGEHVAMMLDVMHIAVQLNITTLHVTGHSLGAHISGIIGQRVVYGPLGRITGLDPAAPNFHDAPEEEKLDKSDAAFVEVIHTNAGSLLHFCVGLADRIGHVDYYPNGGEHQPGCTVGGRWKELLTGGCSHGRSFGYWIESINGMTPFRSKPCSDWYAYETGNCSSCGEGCLDMGLHASTQPHGTYFLETDNHSPFALG
- the LOC137641606 gene encoding pancreatic triacylglycerol lipase-like isoform X2; its protein translation is MLFIILTLVLFPIGETASSDLSDSFRRIFKADMDDVHFLLWTRSNSEDASYYELNVNDITNIVNSPFNPNLPTHLLIHGWMASGQDGWAVQAKTELLKHYECNIISVDWEEIARHVNYYAVVNNLPSVGEHVAMMLDVMHIAVQLNITTLHVTGHSLGAHISGIIGQRVVYGPLGRITGLDPAAPNFHDAPEEEKLDKSDAAFVEVIHTNAGSLLHFCVGLADRIGHVDYYPNGGEHQPGCTVGGRWKELLTGGCSHGRSFGYWIESINGMTPFRSKPCSDWYAYETGNCSSCGEGCLDMGLHASTQPHGTYFLETDNHSPFALG